One genomic window of Medicago truncatula cultivar Jemalong A17 chromosome 1, MtrunA17r5.0-ANR, whole genome shotgun sequence includes the following:
- the LOC11428036 gene encoding uncharacterized protein isoform X2: MVITDSDYEGAAIQSLGSLFNVTQVFLWDDGFQVQPSFEADQNNNHDSNPIPDWSQSEIIILPEDLELSKQMNELGLPLSFQAKNEKCGPVKGKKKGARSKQPRTCSNPVDETLKEVSAEEVISLAKFHDKTNSSVSCISMLGQSESSYCDGAAEVDMAQSVSGEGDNSTCSTGFTNGVSEEKINSINNAETNDAQNSDFDLKIAYASNTGISAGSHLTGAGVSFCGIELGEVDNECLELSPIVCKNTDCETICNDDGAATWQPPANESESLPMSLEGVACDRVDGSNDCGVFGDWMVLWDTFYGRRYFYNVKTDTSTWDPPPGMEHLAFGGCTELDDSETLKSSEECETQSSIKQPEETLVDENLSGNQHEEYSAEIGVAAGNLVSDIATNSEDQFLHHPSDENLERTSCNGGVSRCSVSNTLDHVVSSNNKCSQATSEEKKVKRKHRRKKLYYETEDLEFQKMPEAYSATIEKYWCQRYILFSRFDDGVKMDEEGWFSVTPEIIAHHQASRCAGGTLIDCFTGAGGNAIQFAQRCRHVVAIDIDPLKIDYARHNAAIYRVDDQIDFIAGDFFVLAPKLKADTVFLSPPWGGPDYSKVVTYDMKTMLRPHDGHTLFNVAKEIASRVAMFLPRNVNFNQLAELSLSASPPWSLEVEKVHLNGKLKAVTAYFSRT, from the exons ATGGTGATCACCGACTCCGACTATGAAGGCGCCGCTATTCAATCCCTCGGTTCTCTCTTCAACGTTACCCAAGTCTTTCTCTG GGACGATGGCTTCCAAGTTCAACCATCGTTTGAAGCTGATCAGAATAACAATCACGATTCAAATCCCATTCCTG attgGAGTCAGAGTGAGATTATTATTCTTCCCGAGGATTTGGAATTGAGTAaacaaatgaatgaattggGTCTCCCTCTTTCCTTTCAGGCAAAGAATGAG AAATGTGGACCAGTAAAAGGCAAAAAGAAGGGTGCACGTTCCAAGCAGCCACGTACTTGTAGCAACCCGGTTGATGAAACTCTAAAAGAAGTGAGTGCAGAGGAGGTTATATCTCTTGCTAAATTTCATGATAAAACTAACAGTTCAGTATCCTGTATATCAATGCTGGGCCAAAGTGAATCATCCTACTGTGATGGTGCAGCGGAAGTTGACATGGCCCAATCTGTCTCCGGTGAAGGAGATAATTCAACATGCAGCACCGGGTTCACTAATGGTGTTTCCGAGGAGAAAATTAATAGTATAAATAATGCAGAAACCAATGATGCCCAGAATAGTGACTTCGATTTGAAAATTGCATATGCCTCAAATACTGGAATCTCTGCTGGAAGCCATTTAACAGGTGCCGGTGTCAGTTTTTGTGGGATAGAACTGGGTGAAGTTGACAATGAATGTTTAGAACTTTCACCAATTGTTTGCAAAAATACAGACTGCGAGACTATTTGCAATGACGATGGTGCTGCCACTTGGCAGCCACCAGCTAATGAATCAGAATCGCTTCCCATGAGTTTGGAAGGGGTTGCATGTGACAGAGTTGATGGATCAAATGATTGTGGTGTATTTGGAGATTGGATGGTGTTATGGGATACTTTCTATGGGAGAAGATACTTCTACAACGTCAAAACAGACACTTCTACATGGGACCCACCCCCAGGGATGGAGCATCTTGCATTTGGTGGGTGTACTGAATTAGATGATAGTGAAACTCTAAAGTCATCAGAGGAGTGTGAAACACAAAGCAGCATCAAACAACCTGAAGAAACCTTGGTAGACGAGAACTTATCAGGAAATCAACATGAAGAGTATTCAGCTGAGATTGGAGTCGCTGCTGGAAATTTGGTCTCTGATATTGCTACAAATAGCGAAGACCAATTTCTTCATCATCCCTCAGATGAGAATCTTGAGAGAACTAGTTGCAACGGTGGAGTTTCACGCTGTTCTGTATCAAATACCCTGGATCATGTCGTTAG CTCTAACAATAAATGCAGTCAAGCAACATCAGAG gaaaagaaagtgaaaagaaaaCACAGGCGGAAGAAATTATATTATGAAACTGAAG ATCTCGAATTTCAAAAAATGCCTGAAGCTTATTCTGcaacaattgaaaaatattgGTGTCAGAGGTATATTTTATTCTCTAGATTTGACGATGGTGTAAAAATGGACGAGGAAGGATGGTTTTCTGTCACTCCAGAGATTATTGCACATCATCAAGCATCACGTTGTGCAGGCGGCACATTAATTGACTGTTTCACCGGCGCTGGTGGGAATGCCATCCAATTTGCACAACG GTGCAGACATGTGGTTGCAATTGATATTGATCCATTGAAGATTGACTATGCTAGGCATAATGCTGCTATTTATCGAGTGGATGATCAAATTGACTTCATTGCTGGTGACTTCTTCGTCTTGGCACCAAAGTTAAAG GCTGACACTGTCTTCCTATCTCCACCTTGGGGTGGACCGGATTATTCCAAGGTTGTGACTTATGATATGAAGACAATGCTTAGACCGCATGATGG ACATACTCTGTTCAATGTTGCCAAGGAGATTGCTTCCAGAGTTGCCATGTTCCTTCCAAGAAATGTCAACTTCAACCAATTGGCAGAGTTATCGCTATCTGCCTCTCCACCATGGTCGCTAGAA GTGGAGAAAGTTCATTTAAATGGAAAATTGAAAGCAGTCACAGCTTATTTCAGTCGTACATGA
- the LOC11428036 gene encoding trimethylguanosine synthase isoform X3, with protein sequence MAQSVSGEGDNSTCSTGFTNGVSEEKINSINNAETNDAQNSDFDLKIAYASNTGISAGSHLTGAGVSFCGIELGEVDNECLELSPIVCKNTDCETICNDDGAATWQPPANESESLPMSLEGVACDRVDGSNDCGVFGDWMVLWDTFYGRRYFYNVKTDTSTWDPPPGMEHLAFGGCTELDDSETLKSSEECETQSSIKQPEETLVDENLSGNQHEEYSAEIGVAAGNLVSDIATNSEDQFLHHPSDENLERTSCNGGVSRCSVSNTLDHVVSSNNKCSQATSEVDHTPTEYMVIDTLELDSKSDPFMSKQEKKVKRKHRRKKLYYETEDLEFQKMPEAYSATIEKYWCQRYILFSRFDDGVKMDEEGWFSVTPEIIAHHQASRCAGGTLIDCFTGAGGNAIQFAQRCRHVVAIDIDPLKIDYARHNAAIYRVDDQIDFIAGDFFVLAPKLKADTVFLSPPWGGPDYSKVVTYDMKTMLRPHDGHTLFNVAKEIASRVAMFLPRNVNFNQLAELSLSASPPWSLEVEKVHLNGKLKAVTAYFSRT encoded by the exons ATGGCCCAATCTGTCTCCGGTGAAGGAGATAATTCAACATGCAGCACCGGGTTCACTAATGGTGTTTCCGAGGAGAAAATTAATAGTATAAATAATGCAGAAACCAATGATGCCCAGAATAGTGACTTCGATTTGAAAATTGCATATGCCTCAAATACTGGAATCTCTGCTGGAAGCCATTTAACAGGTGCCGGTGTCAGTTTTTGTGGGATAGAACTGGGTGAAGTTGACAATGAATGTTTAGAACTTTCACCAATTGTTTGCAAAAATACAGACTGCGAGACTATTTGCAATGACGATGGTGCTGCCACTTGGCAGCCACCAGCTAATGAATCAGAATCGCTTCCCATGAGTTTGGAAGGGGTTGCATGTGACAGAGTTGATGGATCAAATGATTGTGGTGTATTTGGAGATTGGATGGTGTTATGGGATACTTTCTATGGGAGAAGATACTTCTACAACGTCAAAACAGACACTTCTACATGGGACCCACCCCCAGGGATGGAGCATCTTGCATTTGGTGGGTGTACTGAATTAGATGATAGTGAAACTCTAAAGTCATCAGAGGAGTGTGAAACACAAAGCAGCATCAAACAACCTGAAGAAACCTTGGTAGACGAGAACTTATCAGGAAATCAACATGAAGAGTATTCAGCTGAGATTGGAGTCGCTGCTGGAAATTTGGTCTCTGATATTGCTACAAATAGCGAAGACCAATTTCTTCATCATCCCTCAGATGAGAATCTTGAGAGAACTAGTTGCAACGGTGGAGTTTCACGCTGTTCTGTATCAAATACCCTGGATCATGTCGTTAG CTCTAACAATAAATGCAGTCAAGCAACATCAGAGGTTGATCATACACCAACGGAATACATGGTAATTGATACGCTTGAATTGGATAGTAAATCTGATCCTTTCATGTCAAAACAggaaaagaaagtgaaaagaaaaCACAGGCGGAAGAAATTATATTATGAAACTGAAG ATCTCGAATTTCAAAAAATGCCTGAAGCTTATTCTGcaacaattgaaaaatattgGTGTCAGAGGTATATTTTATTCTCTAGATTTGACGATGGTGTAAAAATGGACGAGGAAGGATGGTTTTCTGTCACTCCAGAGATTATTGCACATCATCAAGCATCACGTTGTGCAGGCGGCACATTAATTGACTGTTTCACCGGCGCTGGTGGGAATGCCATCCAATTTGCACAACG GTGCAGACATGTGGTTGCAATTGATATTGATCCATTGAAGATTGACTATGCTAGGCATAATGCTGCTATTTATCGAGTGGATGATCAAATTGACTTCATTGCTGGTGACTTCTTCGTCTTGGCACCAAAGTTAAAG GCTGACACTGTCTTCCTATCTCCACCTTGGGGTGGACCGGATTATTCCAAGGTTGTGACTTATGATATGAAGACAATGCTTAGACCGCATGATGG ACATACTCTGTTCAATGTTGCCAAGGAGATTGCTTCCAGAGTTGCCATGTTCCTTCCAAGAAATGTCAACTTCAACCAATTGGCAGAGTTATCGCTATCTGCCTCTCCACCATGGTCGCTAGAA GTGGAGAAAGTTCATTTAAATGGAAAATTGAAAGCAGTCACAGCTTATTTCAGTCGTACATGA
- the LOC11428036 gene encoding uncharacterized protein isoform X1: MVITDSDYEGAAIQSLGSLFNVTQVFLWDDGFQVQPSFEADQNNNHDSNPIPDWSQSEIIILPEDLELSKQMNELGLPLSFQAKNEKCGPVKGKKKGARSKQPRTCSNPVDETLKEVSAEEVISLAKFHDKTNSSVSCISMLGQSESSYCDGAAEVDMAQSVSGEGDNSTCSTGFTNGVSEEKINSINNAETNDAQNSDFDLKIAYASNTGISAGSHLTGAGVSFCGIELGEVDNECLELSPIVCKNTDCETICNDDGAATWQPPANESESLPMSLEGVACDRVDGSNDCGVFGDWMVLWDTFYGRRYFYNVKTDTSTWDPPPGMEHLAFGGCTELDDSETLKSSEECETQSSIKQPEETLVDENLSGNQHEEYSAEIGVAAGNLVSDIATNSEDQFLHHPSDENLERTSCNGGVSRCSVSNTLDHVVSSNNKCSQATSEVDHTPTEYMVIDTLELDSKSDPFMSKQEKKVKRKHRRKKLYYETEDLEFQKMPEAYSATIEKYWCQRYILFSRFDDGVKMDEEGWFSVTPEIIAHHQASRCAGGTLIDCFTGAGGNAIQFAQRCRHVVAIDIDPLKIDYARHNAAIYRVDDQIDFIAGDFFVLAPKLKADTVFLSPPWGGPDYSKVVTYDMKTMLRPHDGHTLFNVAKEIASRVAMFLPRNVNFNQLAELSLSASPPWSLEVEKVHLNGKLKAVTAYFSRT, from the exons ATGGTGATCACCGACTCCGACTATGAAGGCGCCGCTATTCAATCCCTCGGTTCTCTCTTCAACGTTACCCAAGTCTTTCTCTG GGACGATGGCTTCCAAGTTCAACCATCGTTTGAAGCTGATCAGAATAACAATCACGATTCAAATCCCATTCCTG attgGAGTCAGAGTGAGATTATTATTCTTCCCGAGGATTTGGAATTGAGTAaacaaatgaatgaattggGTCTCCCTCTTTCCTTTCAGGCAAAGAATGAG AAATGTGGACCAGTAAAAGGCAAAAAGAAGGGTGCACGTTCCAAGCAGCCACGTACTTGTAGCAACCCGGTTGATGAAACTCTAAAAGAAGTGAGTGCAGAGGAGGTTATATCTCTTGCTAAATTTCATGATAAAACTAACAGTTCAGTATCCTGTATATCAATGCTGGGCCAAAGTGAATCATCCTACTGTGATGGTGCAGCGGAAGTTGACATGGCCCAATCTGTCTCCGGTGAAGGAGATAATTCAACATGCAGCACCGGGTTCACTAATGGTGTTTCCGAGGAGAAAATTAATAGTATAAATAATGCAGAAACCAATGATGCCCAGAATAGTGACTTCGATTTGAAAATTGCATATGCCTCAAATACTGGAATCTCTGCTGGAAGCCATTTAACAGGTGCCGGTGTCAGTTTTTGTGGGATAGAACTGGGTGAAGTTGACAATGAATGTTTAGAACTTTCACCAATTGTTTGCAAAAATACAGACTGCGAGACTATTTGCAATGACGATGGTGCTGCCACTTGGCAGCCACCAGCTAATGAATCAGAATCGCTTCCCATGAGTTTGGAAGGGGTTGCATGTGACAGAGTTGATGGATCAAATGATTGTGGTGTATTTGGAGATTGGATGGTGTTATGGGATACTTTCTATGGGAGAAGATACTTCTACAACGTCAAAACAGACACTTCTACATGGGACCCACCCCCAGGGATGGAGCATCTTGCATTTGGTGGGTGTACTGAATTAGATGATAGTGAAACTCTAAAGTCATCAGAGGAGTGTGAAACACAAAGCAGCATCAAACAACCTGAAGAAACCTTGGTAGACGAGAACTTATCAGGAAATCAACATGAAGAGTATTCAGCTGAGATTGGAGTCGCTGCTGGAAATTTGGTCTCTGATATTGCTACAAATAGCGAAGACCAATTTCTTCATCATCCCTCAGATGAGAATCTTGAGAGAACTAGTTGCAACGGTGGAGTTTCACGCTGTTCTGTATCAAATACCCTGGATCATGTCGTTAG CTCTAACAATAAATGCAGTCAAGCAACATCAGAGGTTGATCATACACCAACGGAATACATGGTAATTGATACGCTTGAATTGGATAGTAAATCTGATCCTTTCATGTCAAAACAggaaaagaaagtgaaaagaaaaCACAGGCGGAAGAAATTATATTATGAAACTGAAG ATCTCGAATTTCAAAAAATGCCTGAAGCTTATTCTGcaacaattgaaaaatattgGTGTCAGAGGTATATTTTATTCTCTAGATTTGACGATGGTGTAAAAATGGACGAGGAAGGATGGTTTTCTGTCACTCCAGAGATTATTGCACATCATCAAGCATCACGTTGTGCAGGCGGCACATTAATTGACTGTTTCACCGGCGCTGGTGGGAATGCCATCCAATTTGCACAACG GTGCAGACATGTGGTTGCAATTGATATTGATCCATTGAAGATTGACTATGCTAGGCATAATGCTGCTATTTATCGAGTGGATGATCAAATTGACTTCATTGCTGGTGACTTCTTCGTCTTGGCACCAAAGTTAAAG GCTGACACTGTCTTCCTATCTCCACCTTGGGGTGGACCGGATTATTCCAAGGTTGTGACTTATGATATGAAGACAATGCTTAGACCGCATGATGG ACATACTCTGTTCAATGTTGCCAAGGAGATTGCTTCCAGAGTTGCCATGTTCCTTCCAAGAAATGTCAACTTCAACCAATTGGCAGAGTTATCGCTATCTGCCTCTCCACCATGGTCGCTAGAA GTGGAGAAAGTTCATTTAAATGGAAAATTGAAAGCAGTCACAGCTTATTTCAGTCGTACATGA